One window of Bacillus sp. THAF10 genomic DNA carries:
- a CDS encoding CpaF family protein — MSIFNRKGKSSDRQSHERTLYENPYINELVEHYKTRILKESNLEVLTSLSQGEMRLRIEQLISQFMSEEKVIISRHDKEMLLTRIIDESVGYGPLESVLNDPSITEILINGHKEVYVEREGKLELSSITFKDDQHIRHVIDRIVAPIGRRIDESSPMVDARLPDGSRVNAVIPPISLNGPLVCIRKFRQDPFKMQDLLQFDSLSDDMAIFLDAIVKAKHNILISGGTGSGKTTLLNVLGSSIPLNERVITIEDSAELRLDKPNVVGLEARPQNVEGKGEITIRHLVKNALRMRPDRIIVGEVRGAEAFDMLQAMNTGHEGSITTIHANSPFDALRRVEGMVIMAGMDLPTAVIREYILGALDFIVQGERLTDGTRRITSISEVHRTSTGDMEIVEIFRFYRTGIKEDGKADGYYAPTGKIPVCLKKLKMYGLDIGEELFQEAKVKAL, encoded by the coding sequence ATGTCAATTTTTAATCGAAAAGGGAAAAGTTCTGACAGACAATCGCATGAAAGAACTTTATACGAAAATCCATATATTAATGAGCTTGTGGAGCACTATAAAACTCGTATTCTTAAAGAATCGAATCTTGAGGTGCTGACAAGCTTGTCGCAAGGGGAAATGAGGCTGAGGATTGAGCAGTTAATTTCCCAGTTTATGAGTGAGGAAAAGGTGATTATTTCTCGCCATGATAAAGAAATGCTGCTGACGAGGATTATAGATGAGTCGGTAGGCTACGGGCCGCTTGAGTCTGTCCTGAATGATCCAAGCATCACAGAGATTCTCATCAACGGACATAAGGAAGTATATGTTGAGCGGGAAGGAAAGCTGGAATTATCTTCTATTACCTTTAAGGATGATCAGCATATTCGACATGTCATTGATCGGATCGTTGCGCCAATCGGCCGAAGAATAGATGAAAGCTCGCCAATGGTGGATGCAAGACTCCCGGATGGAAGTCGTGTGAATGCGGTTATTCCGCCAATCAGCTTAAATGGCCCTCTCGTTTGTATCCGTAAATTCAGACAGGATCCCTTCAAAATGCAGGATCTTCTGCAGTTTGATTCCTTGAGTGATGACATGGCCATTTTCTTAGATGCGATTGTAAAAGCCAAACACAATATTCTCATCAGTGGTGGTACGGGTAGTGGGAAAACGACTCTACTAAATGTTCTTGGTAGCTCCATTCCACTTAATGAGCGGGTAATTACGATTGAGGACTCTGCAGAGCTTCGACTAGATAAGCCGAATGTCGTTGGATTAGAGGCACGTCCGCAAAACGTCGAAGGCAAAGGGGAAATTACGATTCGCCACCTTGTGAAAAATGCCCTCCGGATGCGCCCCGACAGAATCATCGTCGGAGAGGTTCGTGGAGCAGAAGCCTTTGATATGCTACAAGCAATGAACACTGGACATGAAGGTTCGATCACCACCATTCATGCTAACTCCCCATTTGACGCACTGCGAAGAGTAGAGGGAATGGTCATCATGGCAGGAATGGACCTACCAACAGCTGTCATAAGGGAGTACATCCTTGGCGCACTTGATTTTATCGTCCAGGGTGAACGTTTAACAGATGGAACCCGTCGGATAACCAGTATCTCTGAGGTACATAGAACCTCGACAGGAGATATGGAAATTGTCGAGATCTTCCGCTTTTACCGTACTGGGATAAAAGAGGATGGCAAAGCGGACGGGTATTATGCACCAACTGGGAAAATTCCAGTGTGCCTAAAAAAGCTGAAAATGTATGGCCTTGATATTGGTGAAGAGTTGTTTCAGGAAGCGAAGGTGAAGGCATTATGA